Proteins from a genomic interval of Streptomyces sp. NBC_01445:
- a CDS encoding 6-phosphofructokinase, protein MRIGVLTSGGDCPGLNAVIRSVVHRAVVDHGDEVIGFHDGWKGLLECDYRKLDLDAVGGILARGGTILGSSRVQPAHLRDGVERAKGHVADLGLDAIIPIGGEGTLKAARLLSDSGLPIVGVPKTIDNDIAVTDVTFGFDTAVGVATEALDRLKTTAESHQRVLIVEVMGRHTGWIALHSGMAAGAHAIVVPERPFDIEELAAKVGERFSAGKKFAIVVAAEGAKPAPGSMEFDEGVKDMYGHERFAGIATRLSGELEQRLGKEARPVILGHVQRGGTPTAYDRVLATRFGWHAVEAVHRGEFGMMTALRGTDIVMVSLAEAVETLKTVPQERYAEAECVL, encoded by the coding sequence ATGCGTATTGGTGTCCTCACCTCCGGCGGAGACTGCCCCGGCCTGAACGCCGTGATTCGTTCGGTCGTGCACCGTGCCGTCGTCGACCACGGCGACGAGGTCATCGGCTTCCACGACGGCTGGAAGGGCCTGCTGGAGTGCGACTACCGCAAGCTCGACCTGGACGCGGTGGGCGGCATCCTCGCCCGCGGCGGCACGATCCTCGGCTCGTCGCGGGTCCAGCCCGCGCATCTGCGCGACGGCGTGGAGCGGGCCAAGGGCCATGTCGCGGATCTGGGTCTTGACGCGATCATCCCGATCGGCGGAGAGGGCACGCTGAAGGCGGCCCGCCTCCTGTCCGACAGCGGCCTCCCGATCGTCGGCGTGCCGAAGACGATCGACAACGACATCGCCGTCACGGACGTCACCTTCGGCTTCGACACGGCCGTCGGCGTCGCGACCGAGGCGCTCGACCGTCTCAAGACGACCGCCGAGTCCCACCAGCGCGTCCTGATCGTCGAGGTCATGGGCCGTCACACCGGCTGGATCGCGCTGCACTCGGGCATGGCCGCGGGCGCCCACGCCATCGTCGTGCCGGAGCGCCCCTTCGACATCGAGGAGCTGGCCGCGAAGGTCGGCGAGCGGTTCTCCGCGGGCAAGAAGTTCGCCATCGTCGTGGCCGCCGAGGGCGCCAAGCCCGCCCCCGGCTCCATGGAGTTCGACGAGGGCGTCAAGGACATGTACGGCCACGAGCGCTTCGCGGGCATCGCGACGCGGCTCTCCGGCGAGCTGGAGCAGCGCCTCGGCAAGGAGGCCCGCCCGGTGATCCTCGGTCACGTGCAGCGCGGCGGCACCCCCACCGCGTACGACCGTGTGCTCGCCACGCGCTTCGGCTGGCACGCCGTCGAGGCCGTGCACCGCGGCGAGTTCGGCATGATGACGGCGCTGCGCGGCACGGACATCGTGATGGTGTCGCTCGCCGAGGCCGTCGAGACGCTGAAGACGGTTCCGCAGGAGCGGTACGCCGAGGCGGAGTGCGTTCTGTAG